From the genome of Haloterrigena sp. KLK7, one region includes:
- a CDS encoding FAD-binding oxidoreductase, whose translation MTDIDDDPEIAVGADAFTREGAGLEVAVVGGGAVGATTAYDLAREGADVTLYEKDQIASGSSGRAAGICYDAFADPLDAEIASDAIERFRALSGDETFPFAECPYVWLAREGDTERADAIRDQVERMQENGVVALEADGDALADRFDALRTDDVAVAGIAGAAGYTDPAKYTACLAAAADGAGATLAPETPVEVETDPLRVVCAEPRSAGDSSGRSPRGDGTEREVDAVVVAAGAHTKQLLADAGIEIAMKPYRVQALVAGADVDEPMCYDASDSFYLRPHPDGLLAGDGTEYVEGDPDDYDRDADPEFADDLLERVRHRLPDADLELERAWAGLCTATPDRDPLVGELEDGIYVATGFQGHGFMRAPAIGQRLAEQVVGGEGIAAFDPTRFDGDESFEIADGMSIEPEE comes from the coding sequence ATGACAGATATCGACGACGATCCGGAGATCGCGGTCGGCGCCGACGCCTTCACGCGGGAGGGCGCCGGCCTCGAGGTCGCCGTCGTCGGCGGCGGCGCCGTCGGCGCGACGACGGCCTACGATCTCGCCCGCGAGGGCGCCGACGTGACCCTCTACGAGAAGGATCAGATCGCGAGCGGCTCGAGCGGCCGGGCGGCGGGGATCTGCTACGACGCCTTCGCGGACCCGCTCGACGCCGAGATCGCCAGCGACGCGATCGAACGCTTCCGGGCGCTCTCGGGCGACGAGACCTTCCCGTTCGCCGAGTGCCCGTACGTCTGGCTCGCCCGCGAGGGCGATACGGAACGCGCCGACGCCATCCGCGACCAGGTCGAGCGCATGCAGGAAAACGGCGTCGTCGCCCTCGAGGCCGACGGCGACGCGCTTGCGGACCGCTTCGACGCGCTTCGAACCGACGACGTCGCCGTCGCCGGGATCGCCGGCGCGGCGGGCTACACCGATCCAGCGAAATACACCGCCTGTCTGGCCGCCGCGGCCGACGGCGCCGGCGCGACGCTCGCCCCCGAGACGCCGGTCGAAGTCGAAACCGATCCCCTGCGAGTCGTCTGCGCGGAGCCACGCTCCGCGGGCGACTCGAGCGGGCGAAGCCCGCGAGGGGACGGCACCGAACGCGAGGTCGACGCCGTGGTCGTGGCCGCCGGGGCCCACACGAAGCAGTTACTCGCGGACGCAGGTATCGAGATCGCGATGAAGCCCTACCGCGTGCAGGCGCTGGTCGCCGGCGCCGACGTCGACGAACCGATGTGTTACGACGCGAGCGACTCGTTCTACCTGCGGCCCCACCCCGACGGCCTCCTCGCGGGCGACGGCACGGAGTACGTCGAGGGCGACCCCGACGACTACGACCGCGACGCCGACCCCGAGTTCGCCGACGACCTGCTCGAGCGCGTGCGTCACCGACTCCCCGACGCCGACCTCGAACTCGAGCGGGCCTGGGCGGGCCTCTGCACGGCGACCCCTGACCGCGACCCACTGGTCGGCGAACTCGAGGACGGGATCTACGTCGCGACGGGGTTCCAGGGTCACGGCTTCATGCGCGCGCCGGCGATCGGGCAGCGACTCGCGGAACAGGTCGTGGGCGGCGAGGGAATCGCGGCGTTCGATCCGACTCGATTCGACGGCGACGAGTCGTTCGAGATCGCCGACGGGATGTCGATTGAACCGGAGGAGTGA
- a CDS encoding luciferase → MLTSSTVTRAGLDAIALKPAECDVSEGASLPVETIAIDYEGRDHLPARETLVALSRETDVLVTTPVRADGFDPLGDDSLTAELPDAVGRVLVAGHPAYLTAEERERAVAPRLGAALETEPDAWVGTESVERIAMATGATQYELLSRTTDRDLRALRAAGFDGDVSVYAPTVLTEDRDAVLDAVGAYVARRRPVARALPEGAPTDASATGRAREVLLEAATDYALVGAPDEVRAQTDALREAGATTIVGYPARGLEPFLE, encoded by the coding sequence ATGTTGACCTCGAGTACCGTCACCCGTGCCGGACTGGACGCGATCGCGCTGAAACCCGCTGAGTGTGACGTCTCGGAGGGCGCGTCGCTCCCGGTCGAGACGATCGCGATCGACTACGAGGGCCGCGACCATCTGCCCGCCCGCGAGACGCTCGTCGCCCTCTCGCGCGAGACCGACGTCCTGGTGACGACGCCCGTCCGCGCCGACGGCTTCGATCCGCTGGGCGACGACTCGCTGACCGCCGAACTCCCCGACGCGGTCGGGCGGGTCCTCGTCGCGGGCCATCCCGCCTACCTCACCGCCGAGGAACGCGAACGGGCCGTCGCGCCGCGGCTCGGCGCCGCCCTCGAGACCGAGCCCGACGCCTGGGTCGGCACCGAGAGCGTCGAACGGATCGCGATGGCGACCGGCGCGACCCAGTACGAACTGCTCTCGCGGACGACCGACCGCGACCTGCGGGCGTTGCGGGCGGCCGGCTTCGACGGTGACGTCTCCGTCTACGCCCCGACCGTCCTGACCGAGGACCGGGACGCCGTGCTCGACGCCGTCGGCGCCTACGTCGCCCGCCGCCGGCCGGTCGCGCGGGCGTTACCCGAGGGCGCCCCGACCGACGCGAGCGCGACCGGCCGCGCCCGAGAGGTGCTGCTCGAGGCGGCCACCGACTACGCGCTCGTCGGCGCTCCCGACGAGGTCCGCGCACAGACCGACGCCCTGCGCGAGGCCGGCGCGACGACGATCGTCGGCTACCCCGCGCGGGGCCTCGAACCGTTCCTCGAATAG
- a CDS encoding DUF502 domain-containing protein, protein MNSVKADFGRGLIVVGPVLVTLYLAHYLYSFIAGVTPGILLNAETLEAIAPGLGEYARARLAGFLRVATFVGFLAVATYVIGQMTDTTTGGVLEGVVDYVANRVPVIRVVYNASKTATETTFGAGETLQTPVRVETWDGVWMTAFKTGQRTPDGRATLFLPTSPNVSSGYVLEVPPDEFTELDETLEEALTRVVSGGFGDADTAETELDEGSLTVVGQLEADGTSERDERR, encoded by the coding sequence ATGAATTCGGTCAAAGCGGATTTCGGACGTGGCCTCATCGTCGTCGGCCCCGTCCTCGTGACGCTGTATCTCGCCCACTACCTCTACTCGTTCATCGCGGGCGTGACGCCGGGGATCCTGCTCAACGCGGAGACCCTCGAGGCGATCGCGCCCGGACTCGGCGAGTACGCCCGCGCGAGACTCGCCGGCTTCCTCCGCGTCGCGACGTTCGTCGGATTCCTCGCCGTCGCGACGTACGTTATCGGACAGATGACGGACACGACGACCGGCGGCGTCCTCGAGGGCGTCGTCGACTACGTGGCGAACCGAGTGCCCGTCATCCGCGTCGTCTACAACGCCTCGAAGACCGCCACCGAGACGACGTTCGGCGCGGGTGAGACCCTCCAGACGCCGGTCAGGGTCGAGACGTGGGACGGCGTGTGGATGACCGCGTTCAAGACCGGCCAGCGGACGCCCGACGGTCGAGCGACGCTCTTTCTGCCGACGTCGCCGAACGTCTCCTCGGGCTACGTCCTCGAGGTCCCGCCCGACGAGTTCACCGAACTCGACGAGACGCTCGAGGAAGCCCTCACGCGGGTAGTCAGCGGCGGCTTCGGCGACGCGGACACCGCCGAGACGGAGCTCGACGAGGGGTCACTGACCGTCGTCGGACAACTCGAGGCCGACGGGACGAGCGAGCGCGACGAGCGACGCTGA
- a CDS encoding CoA pyrophosphatase, with product MPQPTMTLEPVADHVPLEIDDQEHDAAVLAPIIERDGEDHLLFTRRADHLGEHPGQMSFPGGGAEPVDETILETALREANEEIGLEADEVEIVGQLDDIRTITEYAVTPFVGRVPDREYVGDGREVAEIVVLPLSGLLDPANYEYERRDHPYYGDIVIHYFHVDGYTVWGATGRILVQLLELTTDFEPPERVERSR from the coding sequence ATGCCACAGCCGACGATGACCCTCGAGCCGGTCGCCGACCACGTGCCCCTCGAGATCGACGACCAGGAACACGACGCGGCCGTCCTCGCGCCGATCATCGAGCGCGACGGCGAGGACCACCTGCTCTTCACCCGCCGGGCAGACCACCTCGGCGAGCATCCCGGGCAGATGAGCTTCCCCGGCGGCGGCGCCGAACCGGTCGACGAGACCATCCTCGAGACCGCGCTCCGGGAGGCCAACGAGGAGATCGGGCTCGAGGCCGACGAGGTCGAGATCGTCGGCCAACTCGACGACATCCGGACGATCACGGAGTACGCCGTCACGCCCTTCGTCGGTCGGGTCCCCGACCGCGAGTACGTCGGCGACGGTCGCGAGGTCGCCGAGATCGTCGTGCTCCCGCTGTCCGGACTGCTCGATCCGGCCAACTACGAGTACGAACGGCGCGACCACCCCTATTACGGCGACATCGTCATCCACTACTTCCACGTCGACGGCTACACCGTCTGGGGGGCCACCGGCCGTATTCTCGTCCAGTTACTCGAGTTGACGACCGACTTCGAGCCGCCGGAACGAGTCGAGCGCTCCCGGTAG
- a CDS encoding glycosyl transferase family 2: MEYVQERIATLHEFGGTAGRESDLARAAADAVAETAVVVPMTAREHENPAAERVLSELESLEPAPAAVFVPVRAGADEIGPFRGWLESFSLPIRVLWCNAPRVEALLADAGLDGEFGKGRDVWLALGPAAAAGEYVVVHDADARSYEAGHVPRLLAPLTMDYAFSKGYYARIEDGRLYGRLFRLFYAPLVRTLADRHDAPILDYLRAFRYPLAGEFAATAALVRRLRAPRAWGLEVGTLGDAFDAAGFDGAAQVDLGRHEHDHRAVAGETGLEGMSREVAGELLRVVEERGVDPDYDTLRERYLATGDRLVEQYRADAAFNGLTYDPAAERDQLVRYADSIAPPGPDRRLPPWTDAPLTPDAIVSAALAVRNA, from the coding sequence ATGGAGTACGTTCAGGAGCGGATCGCGACGCTCCACGAGTTCGGCGGGACCGCCGGCCGCGAGAGCGACCTCGCCCGCGCGGCCGCCGACGCCGTCGCCGAGACGGCCGTCGTCGTCCCGATGACCGCCCGCGAACACGAGAACCCCGCCGCCGAACGCGTTCTCTCGGAACTCGAGTCCCTCGAGCCCGCACCGGCCGCCGTCTTCGTTCCCGTCCGCGCCGGCGCCGACGAGATCGGTCCGTTTCGCGGGTGGCTCGAGTCGTTCTCGCTGCCGATCCGCGTCCTGTGGTGTAACGCGCCCCGGGTCGAGGCCCTGCTGGCCGACGCGGGGCTGGACGGGGAGTTCGGTAAGGGACGGGACGTCTGGCTCGCGCTCGGTCCCGCCGCCGCGGCCGGCGAGTACGTCGTCGTCCACGACGCCGACGCCAGGAGCTACGAGGCCGGCCACGTCCCGCGCCTGCTCGCGCCGCTGACGATGGACTACGCCTTCTCGAAGGGGTACTACGCCCGCATCGAGGACGGCCGACTCTACGGGCGGCTCTTCCGGCTGTTCTACGCACCGCTCGTTCGGACGCTCGCGGACCGCCACGACGCGCCGATCCTCGACTACCTCCGCGCCTTTCGGTACCCGCTGGCCGGCGAGTTCGCCGCCACGGCCGCCCTCGTCCGGCGGCTCCGCGCGCCGCGGGCCTGGGGCCTCGAGGTCGGGACCCTCGGCGACGCCTTCGACGCGGCCGGCTTCGACGGCGCCGCGCAGGTGGACCTCGGGCGCCACGAGCACGACCACCGCGCGGTCGCCGGCGAGACCGGCCTCGAGGGGATGAGCCGCGAGGTGGCCGGGGAACTGCTGCGCGTCGTCGAGGAACGGGGCGTCGACCCGGACTACGACACCCTCCGGGAGCGGTACCTCGCGACCGGCGACCGGCTGGTCGAGCAGTACCGCGCCGACGCGGCGTTCAACGGCCTGACGTACGATCCCGCGGCCGAACGGGACCAGCTCGTCCGCTACGCCGACTCGATCGCGCCGCCCGGTCCCGACCGCCGGCTGCCCCCGTGGACGGACGCGCCGCTGACGCCCGACGCGATCGTCTCGGCCGCCCTGGCGGTTCGAAACGCGTAA
- a CDS encoding HVO_0758 family zinc finger protein, with amino-acid sequence MKSVRKALRDGELEKDTYDRLVCGDCEKALKTENDPDQIKTVRICPECDAEWKEIR; translated from the coding sequence ATGAAATCAGTCCGGAAGGCGCTCCGCGACGGCGAACTCGAGAAGGACACCTACGATCGGCTCGTCTGTGGCGACTGCGAGAAGGCCCTGAAGACCGAAAACGACCCGGACCAGATCAAGACGGTCCGCATCTGTCCGGAGTGCGATGCCGAGTGGAAGGAGATTCGCTGA
- a CDS encoding metal-dependent hydrolase translates to MWPLGHVAVAYLCYTIATRARFDAPPAHVPALLLAFGSQFPDLVDKPLAWYLTVLPTGRSLAHSLLLLVPLSIAVSLVAARYDRTECGIAFGIGAISHTLVDVLPMVWDAETRPNQLLWPITPVEPYEGGPPTVLGLLRDSLTEPYFLAQWVLAAVAFTYWRRHGYPGLRPIRTALERVGPTPG, encoded by the coding sequence ATGTGGCCACTCGGACACGTCGCCGTCGCCTACCTCTGTTATACGATCGCGACTCGAGCGCGATTCGACGCGCCGCCGGCGCACGTCCCGGCGCTGTTGCTCGCGTTTGGGAGCCAGTTCCCGGACCTCGTCGACAAGCCGCTGGCGTGGTACCTGACGGTCCTCCCGACGGGGCGCTCGCTCGCCCACTCGCTGCTCCTGTTGGTGCCGCTGTCGATCGCCGTCTCGCTCGTCGCCGCCCGATACGACCGGACCGAGTGCGGGATCGCGTTCGGGATCGGCGCGATCTCGCACACGCTCGTCGACGTCCTCCCGATGGTCTGGGACGCCGAGACCCGACCGAACCAGTTGCTGTGGCCGATCACGCCGGTCGAACCCTACGAGGGCGGGCCGCCGACCGTCCTCGGACTCCTCCGGGACTCGCTGACCGAGCCGTACTTCCTCGCGCAGTGGGTCCTGGCCGCCGTCGCGTTCACGTACTGGCGTCGCCACGGCTATCCCGGACTGCGGCCGATTCGGACGGCCCTCGAGCGGGTGGGTCCGACGCCGGGCTAG
- a CDS encoding metal-dependent hydrolase: protein MADGLTHVLVAYALATLLSVRYPWITARLTTVAMVGGTLPDLNRLKWVVPPETIESVIGASFSWRPMHSIGGVAVAICIASLTVRAEYRRAVALLLALGALSHFALDLLLVPPAGTYQYLWPLTDADVVFPGFYSSRDRWVAPVAILLALAARSIARRRYRALERGPAIRADG from the coding sequence GTGGCCGACGGACTCACGCACGTGCTGGTCGCGTACGCGCTCGCGACGCTCCTCTCGGTTCGGTACCCGTGGATCACGGCGCGGCTGACGACCGTCGCGATGGTCGGCGGGACGCTGCCCGATCTCAATCGCCTGAAGTGGGTCGTCCCGCCGGAGACGATCGAATCGGTGATCGGGGCGTCGTTCTCCTGGCGACCGATGCACTCGATCGGCGGCGTCGCGGTCGCGATCTGCATCGCCTCGCTGACCGTCCGGGCGGAGTACCGACGGGCGGTCGCGCTCCTGCTCGCGCTCGGCGCGCTGTCGCACTTCGCGCTCGACCTCCTGCTGGTGCCGCCGGCGGGCACCTACCAGTACCTCTGGCCGCTCACCGATGCCGACGTCGTCTTTCCGGGGTTCTACAGCAGCCGGGATCGGTGGGTCGCCCCCGTCGCGATCCTGCTGGCCCTCGCGGCGCGATCGATCGCCCGGCGTCGATATCGGGCGCTCGAGCGGGGACCGGCGATACGGGCGGACGGGTGA
- a CDS encoding metal-dependent hydrolase yields the protein MWPWGHLAVAYLCYSFARHRLRDRPPRALPVIAVAIGSQFPDLIDKPFAWSFGLLPGGRTLTHSVFVAALLLPTVYLVALRIDRPDVGTAFAVGHVSHLLADVPPNAILTADASQLTFLVWPLLPPPPYESVDGILAGFLRYSMGWYEWAQLGLVLVALLAWYRDGTPGTGYVRRSAALLTRKAA from the coding sequence ATGTGGCCCTGGGGACACCTCGCCGTCGCGTACCTGTGCTATTCGTTCGCCCGGCATCGACTCCGCGACCGTCCGCCGCGTGCGCTTCCCGTCATCGCCGTGGCGATCGGGTCGCAGTTCCCCGATCTGATCGATAAGCCGTTCGCGTGGTCGTTCGGACTCCTCCCCGGCGGCCGGACGCTCACCCATTCCGTCTTCGTCGCCGCGCTGTTGCTTCCGACGGTCTATCTCGTCGCGCTCCGGATCGACCGACCCGACGTCGGCACCGCGTTCGCCGTCGGCCACGTCTCGCACCTGCTGGCGGACGTCCCGCCGAACGCGATCCTCACGGCCGACGCGTCCCAGTTGACGTTCCTCGTCTGGCCGCTCCTCCCGCCGCCGCCGTACGAATCGGTCGACGGGATCCTCGCCGGCTTCCTGCGCTACTCGATGGGCTGGTACGAGTGGGCGCAGCTCGGCCTCGTGCTCGTCGCCCTCCTCGCCTGGTATCGCGACGGAACGCCCGGAACCGGCTACGTTCGCCGAAGCGCCGCGCTCCTCACGCGAAAAGCGGCCTAA
- a CDS encoding HTH domain-containing protein has translation MSAGESASSPDVALESADLRIDCYVRSDVPAPIAETVDGVIERLESLCEAGRIDEYRVTSWPPETSAASAPSKGDLVAAFERWADRDGHSIEPGFRRRQLPASPFGAESATSRERVRVPVVALALSEDGTVTDPAELRGVVPYTERLNTADERTYTVDEWLSAVESDAADRDASAAGRDPSPVLGGQR, from the coding sequence ATGTCGGCCGGTGAATCAGCTTCGTCCCCCGACGTCGCGCTCGAGTCGGCGGACCTTCGGATCGACTGCTACGTTCGATCCGACGTCCCCGCCCCGATCGCCGAGACCGTCGACGGCGTCATCGAGCGACTCGAGTCCCTCTGCGAGGCCGGCCGGATCGACGAGTACCGGGTCACCTCGTGGCCGCCGGAAACGAGCGCCGCGAGCGCACCGTCGAAGGGTGACCTCGTGGCCGCGTTCGAGCGCTGGGCCGACCGAGACGGACACTCGATCGAGCCGGGGTTCCGCCGACGCCAACTCCCGGCGTCACCGTTCGGCGCCGAGTCGGCCACCTCGCGCGAGCGCGTTCGCGTCCCGGTCGTGGCGCTCGCGCTGTCCGAGGACGGGACCGTGACGGATCCGGCCGAGCTCCGCGGCGTCGTCCCGTATACGGAACGGCTGAACACCGCCGACGAGCGGACGTACACCGTCGACGAGTGGCTGTCCGCGGTCGAGTCCGACGCGGCGGACCGCGACGCGTCCGCCGCGGGGCGGGACCCGTCACCGGTACTGGGGGGCCAGCGATGA
- a CDS encoding MarR family transcriptional regulator: MSTSEHRLTIPDELASPQAKLVYLAVRVTDEPTVSQLQALLGLSKLTLLPLLASLNDRDLVRRTEDGYVGR; this comes from the coding sequence ATGTCCACGAGTGAACACCGACTAACGATTCCGGACGAGCTTGCATCACCGCAGGCCAAGCTCGTCTATTTAGCCGTCCGCGTGACGGACGAACCGACAGTCTCCCAGCTGCAAGCGCTGCTCGGGCTGTCCAAACTCACGCTCTTGCCGCTGCTCGCATCGCTCAACGACCGAGACCTCGTTCGACGAACGGAGGACGGCTATGTCGGCCGGTGA